In a genomic window of Leucoraja erinacea ecotype New England chromosome 8, Leri_hhj_1, whole genome shotgun sequence:
- the LOC129699562 gene encoding 5-hydroxytryptamine receptor 1D-like, translating into MNSSAECLGPNSADLQTNGKLVNCSANPDAHGGAGISALGISVSIFLCLITLATVVSNGFVIATIYQTRKLHTPANILIGSLAVTDLMVSLLVMPISIVYTVSGTWSFGQIVCDIWLSSDITCCTASILHLCVIALDRYWAITDAVEYSARRTPARAAGMIFTVWVISVCISIPPLFWRQAKATELTDCMVNTDQIFYTIYSTFGAFYIPTLLLIALYGRIYVEARSRILKQAPRNAAKRMTTAHLVTDSPGSSSLSVNSRANEASSETGGSPVYLNHVKIKVSDALLERKRILAARERKATKTLGIILGAFIVCWLPFFIITLVMPICKEACWFHHAIFDIFNWLGYLNSLINPIIYTMSNDDFKQAFQKLVRFR; encoded by the coding sequence ATGAACAGTTCTGCCGAGTGCCTTGGACCAAACAGCGCTGACCTGCAAACCAACGGGAAGCTTGTCAACTGCAGCGCCAACCCAGATGCCCATGGCGGGGCTGGCATTTCAGCATTGGGCATCTCCGTCTCGATCTTCCTGTGTCTCATCACCCTGGCCACCGTGGTGTCCAACGGATTTGTAATCGCCACCATCTACCAGACGAGGAAGCTGCACACTCCCGCCAACATCCTGATCGGTTCCCTGGCCGTCACCGACCTCATGGTGTCCCTCTTGGTCATGCCCATCAGTATTGTGTACACGGTGAGCGGGACCTGGAGTTTTGGCCAAATTGTCTGTGATATCTGGCTGTCCAGCGACATTACCTGTTGCACCGCCTCGATCCTCCACTTGTGCGTGATCGCGCTGGACAGGTACTGGGCCATCACGGATGCGGTGGAGTACTCGGCTAGGAGGACGCCCGCCAGAGCGGCGGGCATGATATTCACCGTCTGGGTCATCTCCGTCTGCATCTCCATCCCGCCTCTGTTCTGGAGGCAAGCCAAGGCAACGGAGCTGACAGACTGCATGGTCAACACCGATCAAATCTTCTACACGATCTACTCCACCTTCGGGGCCTTTTACATTCCCACCCTGCTGCTCATCGCCCTCTACGGGAGAATCTATGTGGAGGCCAGGTCCAGAATCCTCAAGCAGGCACCCAGGAACGCGGCCAAGAGAATGACCACGGCCCACCTGGTGACCGACTCCCCGGGCTCTTCCTCTCTCTCAGTAAACTCTCGAGCTAACGAAGCCTCCAGCGAGACTGGGGGCTCTCCCGTTTATTTGAACCACGTCAAAATCAAAGTTTCCGACGCACTGTTGGAAAGGAAGCGCATCTTGGCGGCCAGGGAGAGGAAGGCGACCAAAACTTTAGGGATAATCTTGGGGGCGTTTATCGTATGCTGGCTACCTTTCTTTATTATTACTCTGGTGATGCCCATCTGCAAGGAAGCTTGCTGGTTCCACCATGCCATCTTTGACATCTTCAATTGGCTGGGCTATCTAAATTCTCTCATCAATCCCATTATTTACACAATGTCTAACGACGACTTCAAGCAAGCATTCCAGAAACTCGTCCGGTTTAGATGA